TGAGTCTTGAAACAAAAATGGCTGCTTCACCTGAAGAAGTAGTCTCATTTTTAAAAGATTTGGCACAAAAAAGCAGATCCCAGGCGAAGAGGGAATTTGAAGCACTGCAAGCATTTGCAAAAGAGCAGGGGGCAGAGTATGAGTTGCAGGCGTACGATGTTGCCTACTGGAGTGAAAAGCTTAAAATTGCCAAATACCATATCGATGATGAAGCCTATAAGCCATATTTTGAAAAGGATGCAACTGTCAATGGACTTTTTACCTTTTTAAATAAGCTCTTTCAATTAGAGTTTCAAGAGATAGATACGCCGGTATGGCATGAGAGTGTCAAATGTTATGAGATTTCCTTGCCAAATAGACTTGTTGGAAGACTCTATGTGGATTTGGAAGCAAGAGAAGGAAAGCGCGGTGGAGCCTGGATGGATGAGTGGGTGAGCCACCATATTGATCAAAAAGGTGAAATAGTCTACCCTGTCGCTTACATAGTGGCAAATTTTGCACCCGCAACCAAAACGACTCCGAGTCTTCTTCGACCAGACGACGTAGTAACGCTTTTTCACGAAATGGGGCATGCACTGCATCATCTACTCAGTGAAGTGACTGAACCTGCGGTGAGCGGGATAGCGGGAGTCGAATGGGATGCGGTGGAGTTTCCTAGCCAGTTTTTGGAAAATTTTGCCTATGAAGAGGAGGTGTTGCATCTTTTTGCCAAACATTATCAAACAGGAGAGCCTCTTTCGGATGAGATGATCAAAAGGCTGAAAGTTGCCAAAAACTTTCAAAGTGCTATGGCGATGGTGCGTCAGCTTGAATTTGGCCTGTTTGATATGCTTGTCCATATGGATTGGCCGGTGGATGTGCAAAAGGTACTTGATGAAGTACGAGAAGAGGTAAGTGTTGTGCCAACGCCGCCATACAACAAATTCCAATGGGGCTTTAGCCATATTTTTGCCGGTGGGTATGCAGCGGGATATTATAGCTACAAATGGGCGGAAGTTTTGAGTGCAGATGCCTTTTTCATGTTTGTAGACAATGGGATCTATAATGATGAGATTGCCCAGAGTTATCTGCAAGAGGTGCTCTGTAAAGGAGGAAGCAGGCCGGCGATGGAGAGTTTCAAAGCATTTGCGGGGAGAGCACCAAATAGCGAAGCCTTACTCAAACTTTGTGGAATTCAATGATGCAAAAAGAAATTTTTTTTGCTAGACAATCAATTTTAGATAAAGATGAAAAGTTGATAGCATACGAGTTATTGTTTCGGGGGAAAAGAGAAGATAATGATAAATTAACGGATATAAAAGCTACTTGCTCTGTGCTTACTGTGTTTTTATGTAATGATTACCAATCTATTTTGCATGGAAAAAGAGGGTTCATTAATGTTGATGAAGTTTTTATAAAAAGTGATGCTGCGCAGCTTCTGCCAAAAAAAGATTTTGCTTTAGAAATTTTGGAAGATGTAAAACTGGAAAATGTATTGGAGGAGTTGGAAAAATATAAAAAACAAGGATATATGCTTATATTGGACGATTTTATCGTAAGTAAGGAACAATTTGAGTATTGCAAAAGATTTTTTCATATTTTCGATATTGTAAAGTTTGATATTTTAGAGAAAAATGATGCCAATATTTTACAAGATGTTGTAAAGTATCTGAAAAGTATAGGAATAAAACTTTTAGCAGAAAAGGTTGAAACGCAAGAGCAGTATGAGAAGTATAAAGCATTGGGATTTGACTATTTTCAAGGATACTACTTTATGAAGCCCGAAGTCGCTTCGCAACATCTTTTGTTATCACGCAAAGAGACAATTTTAGAGCTTTGGAATATGAAGGATGATCAATTTGATGAGGTTGTTGAAAAACTGAAAAATGAACCAAGTATTTCGTTTAAACTTTTAAAGCTGCTCAATTCATGCTATTTTAATTTGCAAAAAAAGATTGCTTCTATTCCTCAGGCTTTGGCCTTTTTAGGCATAAAAAATTTTAAAAAGTGGCTATTATTGATGTTATACGCACAAGATGATAAAAACATCGAAAACAATCCATGGTTTGATCTTGCCAAGACAAGAGCCTATTTTATGGCAAAAGTAGCAGATGTTTTAGCACTTGACAGTGATAAGGCATTTTTGATTGGTACTTTATCTGTTTTTAAAGAGGTATTG
This region of Nitratiruptor sp. YY08-10 genomic DNA includes:
- a CDS encoding M3 family metallopeptidase, with product MPSFPKFRVTDENLDKQKELVLQTIEENRKKIETLLEKEPKTYENFVRPLQWMEEKLGFYFSPISHLNYVKNSPKTEEIYNALLPELSRYHTELGQNENIYQALKQILEEDLESEQRKVVEDMIIEFELSGVALGEKAKEELKQINIRLSELTSQFGQNLLKATDAYEMIVGESDVDGMPESLKEAAKCDEGYRFTLKQPSYIAYMTYGPNREKREKLYKAYVTRAPENEALIDEILALRYKKAKLLGFENYAQLSLETKMAASPEEVVSFLKDLAQKSRSQAKREFEALQAFAKEQGAEYELQAYDVAYWSEKLKIAKYHIDDEAYKPYFEKDATVNGLFTFLNKLFQLEFQEIDTPVWHESVKCYEISLPNRLVGRLYVDLEAREGKRGGAWMDEWVSHHIDQKGEIVYPVAYIVANFAPATKTTPSLLRPDDVVTLFHEMGHALHHLLSEVTEPAVSGIAGVEWDAVEFPSQFLENFAYEEEVLHLFAKHYQTGEPLSDEMIKRLKVAKNFQSAMAMVRQLEFGLFDMLVHMDWPVDVQKVLDEVREEVSVVPTPPYNKFQWGFSHIFAGGYAAGYYSYKWAEVLSADAFFMFVDNGIYNDEIAQSYLQEVLCKGGSRPAMESFKAFAGRAPNSEALLKLCGIQ
- a CDS encoding EAL and HDOD domain-containing protein; protein product: MMQKEIFFARQSILDKDEKLIAYELLFRGKREDNDKLTDIKATCSVLTVFLCNDYQSILHGKRGFINVDEVFIKSDAAQLLPKKDFALEILEDVKLENVLEELEKYKKQGYMLILDDFIVSKEQFEYCKRFFHIFDIVKFDILEKNDANILQDVVKYLKSIGIKLLAEKVETQEQYEKYKALGFDYFQGYYFMKPEVASQHLLLSRKETILELWNMKDDQFDEVVEKLKNEPSISFKLLKLLNSCYFNLQKKIASIPQALAFLGIKNFKKWLLLMLYAQDDKNIENNPWFDLAKTRAYFMAKVADVLALDSDKAFLIGTLSVFKEVLEEKFFVQFSLLDEEIINALKRLQNSYGLLLRIVQKLEKGDFESWQNDIELDSKQIAYFYTQAMSSRSFL